In Gemmatimonadota bacterium, the following proteins share a genomic window:
- a CDS encoding amidohydrolase family protein, with the protein MSLSVSRLAFGTAFVVAVAVPTLAARAQRPDRAALLIRGGTVIDGTGAPARAADVAITGDTIVFVGDARRAGIQGAREIDARGLIVAPGFIDPHTHTFGDLQSTRVERRTNAAYLMQGVTTVITGNDGGGPVDVADTFTRWEKNGIGTNAALFVGFGSVRGKVLGASSSAPNADQLSQMKAMVAKGVDEGALGLSTGLYYAPQSYATTEEVIALAREAGVRGGVYDSHLRDESSYTIGLMGAIREILRIGKEAALPVHIAHIKALGVDVWGESDSVIALVTRAQRAGQKVTADQYPYTASGTGVGAALLPRWAEAGGRDSLRSRITNPEQRDRLVAAMQDNMRRRGGAASLLITGGRDRALVGKTLEQVAKARNADPILTALEIIMDGDAGVASFNMNEDDIARFMREPWVFTGSDGSDGHPRKYGTYPRKLHDYVLGKKVITLEQMVQRSSFEVAGALGLGKRGALRQGWQADVIVMDTAKVAERATYEQPELLAEGMQYVIVNGALAVSEGKLTGAMAGRGVRRTKR; encoded by the coding sequence ATGTCGCTCTCCGTCTCGCGCCTCGCCTTTGGTACCGCGTTCGTCGTCGCGGTCGCCGTCCCCACGCTCGCCGCGCGGGCCCAGCGCCCCGATCGTGCGGCGCTCCTCATTCGTGGCGGGACCGTCATCGACGGAACGGGGGCCCCCGCGCGCGCGGCCGACGTCGCGATCACCGGCGACACGATCGTCTTCGTGGGCGACGCACGCCGCGCCGGCATCCAGGGGGCGCGCGAGATCGACGCGCGCGGCCTCATCGTCGCGCCGGGGTTCATCGATCCGCACACGCACACCTTTGGCGACCTGCAGAGCACGCGCGTGGAGCGCCGCACCAACGCCGCCTACCTCATGCAGGGGGTGACGACGGTCATCACGGGGAACGACGGCGGCGGTCCGGTCGATGTCGCCGACACCTTCACGCGCTGGGAGAAGAACGGGATCGGGACCAATGCCGCGCTCTTCGTCGGCTTCGGCTCGGTGCGCGGCAAGGTGCTGGGGGCGTCGTCGAGCGCGCCTAACGCCGACCAGCTCTCCCAGATGAAGGCGATGGTGGCCAAGGGGGTGGACGAGGGGGCGCTGGGGCTCAGCACCGGGCTGTACTACGCGCCGCAGAGCTATGCCACCACCGAGGAGGTGATCGCCCTCGCCCGCGAGGCCGGGGTGCGTGGCGGCGTGTACGACTCGCACCTGCGCGACGAGAGCTCGTACACCATCGGGCTGATGGGGGCCATTCGCGAGATCCTGCGCATCGGCAAGGAGGCGGCACTCCCGGTGCACATCGCGCACATCAAGGCGTTAGGCGTGGACGTGTGGGGAGAGAGCGACAGCGTGATCGCGCTGGTGACGCGCGCCCAGCGCGCGGGGCAGAAGGTCACCGCCGACCAGTACCCCTACACCGCGAGCGGGACGGGGGTGGGGGCGGCGCTCCTGCCGCGCTGGGCCGAGGCCGGCGGGCGCGACTCGCTCCGCTCGCGCATCACCAACCCCGAGCAGCGCGACCGCCTGGTGGCCGCCATGCAGGACAACATGCGCCGTCGCGGGGGCGCCGCCTCGCTCCTCATCACCGGTGGGCGCGACCGCGCCCTGGTGGGGAAGACGCTCGAGCAGGTGGCCAAGGCGCGCAACGCCGACCCGATCCTCACCGCACTGGAGATCATCATGGACGGCGACGCCGGGGTCGCGTCGTTCAACATGAACGAGGACGACATCGCCCGCTTCATGCGCGAGCCGTGGGTCTTCACCGGCTCCGACGGCTCCGATGGGCACCCGCGCAAGTACGGCACCTATCCGCGCAAGCTGCACGACTACGTCCTCGGCAAGAAGGTCATCACGCTCGAGCAGATGGTGCAGCGTTCGTCGTTCGAGGTGGCTGGCGCGTTGGGCCTGGGCAAGCGCGGGGCGCTGCGCCAGGGGTGGCAGGCCGACGTGATCGTGATGGACACCGCGAAGGTGGCCGAGCGCGCGACGTACGAGCAGCCCGAGCTGCTGGCCGAGGGGATGCAGTACGTGATCGTCAACGGGGCACTCGCCGTGAGTGAGGGGAAGCTCACTGGGGCAATGGCGGGGCGCGGGGTGCGTCGCACGAAGCGGTAG